The Tistrella mobilis genome window below encodes:
- the era gene encoding GTPase Era, translating to MLPPPEAPASVPVDEQKTGFFAVIGAPNAGKSTLVNRLVGSKVSIVSPKVQTTRSRIVGIAMHGPAQLVFIDTPGIFRPKRRLEKAMVQAAWSGAGDAGDGLLLMIDAKRGITDDVRLIVDGLKAEGRRAWAVLNKVDLLAREKLLPLAAEVDGLGIFDRIFMISAENGSGVDDLADALAAVARKGPWMYPEDQASDVPMRFLAAEIVREKLFLSLHEELPYALTVETEAWTEKPDGSARIDQVVYVQRESHRKIVLGAGGRTIKHVGSAARTELQQILERRVHLFLFVKVRESWADDPERYREMNLDYPR from the coding sequence ATGCTGCCGCCGCCCGAGGCACCGGCCTCGGTGCCGGTCGACGAGCAGAAGACCGGCTTCTTCGCCGTGATCGGTGCGCCCAATGCCGGCAAGTCGACACTGGTGAACCGTCTTGTCGGCTCCAAGGTCTCGATCGTCAGCCCGAAGGTGCAGACCACCCGCAGCCGGATCGTCGGCATCGCGATGCACGGGCCGGCCCAGCTGGTGTTCATCGATACCCCCGGCATCTTCCGGCCCAAGCGCCGGCTGGAAAAGGCCATGGTCCAGGCGGCCTGGAGCGGTGCCGGCGATGCCGGCGACGGGCTGCTGCTGATGATCGACGCCAAGCGCGGCATCACCGACGATGTGCGCCTGATCGTCGACGGGCTGAAGGCCGAAGGGCGCCGGGCCTGGGCAGTGCTCAACAAGGTGGACCTGCTCGCGCGCGAAAAGCTTCTGCCGCTGGCGGCGGAAGTGGACGGGCTCGGCATCTTCGACCGGATCTTCATGATCTCGGCCGAGAACGGCTCGGGTGTCGACGACCTGGCCGATGCTCTGGCGGCGGTCGCCCGGAAGGGCCCGTGGATGTATCCGGAAGATCAGGCAAGCGACGTGCCGATGCGCTTCCTGGCAGCCGAGATCGTCCGCGAGAAGCTGTTCCTCAGCCTGCACGAGGAACTGCCCTATGCGCTGACGGTTGAGACCGAAGCCTGGACGGAGAAGCCGGACGGCAGCGCCCGCATCGATCAGGTGGTTTATGTTCAGCGCGAGAGCCACCGCAAGATCGTACTCGGCGCCGGCGGGCGGACGATCAAGCATGTCGGCAGCGCGGCCCGGACGGAACTGCAGCAGATCCTGGAACGCCGGGTACACCTGTTCCTGTTCGTGAAGGTCCGCGAAAGCTGGGCGGATGATCCCGAGCGCTATCGCGAGATGAATCTGGACTACCCGCGCTGA
- a CDS encoding MotA/TolQ/ExbB proton channel family protein has translation MHHRYLLIYRFLLVNMVAAAGLAMAWVHGWIDRVLVSDSSRISVLIFAVFLVGLTLCAWRIIQISEGLNDLKRAEPARNGRVAAYLATLTRVPEARRPVVAEGLKAKLYARASNVRYIADSLVLLGLIGTVVGFIVALSGVDQDRVADVSAVGPMVAQLLDGMAIALWTTLVGSILHIWLRLNYQILAGGTVTLVADLVARGEGDVV, from the coding sequence ATGCATCATCGCTATCTTCTGATCTATCGTTTCCTGCTGGTGAATATGGTGGCCGCCGCGGGGCTGGCCATGGCCTGGGTCCATGGCTGGATCGACCGGGTGCTCGTGTCTGATTCGAGCCGGATTTCGGTTCTGATCTTTGCGGTCTTCCTGGTCGGCCTCACGCTCTGTGCCTGGCGGATCATCCAGATCAGCGAAGGGCTGAACGATCTCAAACGGGCCGAACCCGCAAGAAACGGCCGGGTTGCCGCCTATCTTGCCACATTGACCCGTGTGCCCGAGGCACGCCGCCCGGTGGTTGCCGAGGGGCTGAAGGCCAAGCTCTACGCCCGGGCGTCGAATGTGCGCTACATCGCCGACAGCCTGGTTCTGCTGGGCCTGATCGGCACGGTGGTCGGCTTCATCGTGGCGCTGTCAGGCGTTGATCAGGACCGTGTCGCCGATGTCTCGGCGGTCGGTCCGATGGTCGCCCAGCTGCTGGACGGCATGGCGATCGCGCTCTGGACGACCCTGGTGGGCAGCATCCTGCACATCTGGCTTCGGCTGAATTATCAGATCCTTGCGGGCGGCACCGTCACCCTGGTCGCGGATCTTGTCGCGCGGGGTGAAGGCGATGTTGTATGA
- a CDS encoding NAD(P)H-binding protein translates to MSMNAKALVLGASGGIGGETARQLVAEGWQVHALSRRATSMPAIPGITWVPGDAMSPDDVRRAAAGCRLILHAVNPPGYRNWHQLVLPMIDATIAAAHATGATILLPGTIYNYGSDACPILTETSPQHPDTAKGAIRAEMERRLQRAADGGVRSIVLRAGDFFGPRPGNNWFSQCLVQPGRPVRRVIHPGRPGIGHQWTYLPDMAATFLRLVAIRDRLPAFTTLHMAGHWDPDGTAMTTAIARAAGRPVRIRRLPWRMLGLAAPFVPLIRNLREMRHLWQMPIRMSNDRLLALIGVEPHTPLDEAVRRTLTGLGCLPPAQTSQPG, encoded by the coding sequence ATGAGCATGAACGCTAAGGCCCTGGTCCTTGGAGCGTCCGGCGGCATCGGTGGAGAGACGGCGCGGCAGCTGGTGGCTGAGGGCTGGCAGGTGCACGCCCTCAGCAGGCGCGCAACCTCCATGCCGGCCATACCGGGCATCACCTGGGTGCCGGGCGACGCCATGTCGCCCGACGATGTCCGCAGGGCTGCGGCGGGATGCCGGCTGATCCTGCACGCAGTGAACCCGCCCGGCTATCGCAATTGGCATCAACTGGTGCTGCCGATGATCGACGCCACCATCGCCGCCGCCCATGCAACCGGCGCCACCATTCTGCTGCCCGGGACCATCTACAATTACGGCAGCGATGCCTGTCCCATTCTGACCGAGACGTCCCCGCAGCATCCCGACACCGCGAAAGGCGCCATCCGCGCCGAGATGGAGCGCCGTCTCCAACGGGCCGCAGATGGCGGGGTGCGCAGCATCGTGTTGCGCGCCGGCGACTTCTTCGGTCCGAGACCCGGCAACAACTGGTTTTCGCAATGCCTGGTACAGCCCGGCCGGCCGGTCCGCCGGGTGATCCATCCCGGCCGGCCGGGTATCGGTCATCAATGGACCTATCTGCCCGACATGGCCGCCACCTTCCTGCGGCTGGTGGCCATCCGCGACCGGCTGCCGGCCTTCACCACCCTGCATATGGCGGGGCATTGGGATCCGGACGGCACCGCCATGACCACCGCAATCGCCCGGGCGGCGGGGCGGCCGGTCAGGATCCGGCGCCTGCCCTGGCGGATGCTCGGCCTTGCCGCACCATTCGTGCCGCTGATCCGCAATCTTCGGGAGATGCGCCATCTGTGGCAGATGCCGATTCGGATGTCGAATGACCGGCTGCTGGCGCTGATCGGTGTCGAACCGCACACGCCGCTTGACGAGGCGGTTCGCCGGACCCTGACGGGACTCGGTTGCCTGCCCCCGGCTCAGACGTCCCAGCCGGGATGA
- a CDS encoding LysR family transcriptional regulator has product MVAILSCMAMGDPSWDLYRTFLAVLREGSLSAAARHLGLAQPTVGRHVDALEQAVGQQLFTRSLHGLVPTPAALELGPYAETLQATASALLRAASASAAEVAGTVRVTASEVIGVEVLPPILAALQDTHPGLTVEIVLSNAVEDLLRRDADIAVRMIAPAQEALVAKRVGAVALGLHARRDYLDRYGMPSTPADLSRHRLIGFDRETAIVRRFMAGAEEHGLGGFTRSRFALRTDSDLAQLALIRAGAGIGFCQVAVARRSPDLIRVLPEVNGLVLDTWVAMHENLRRAPRCRVVFDALVEGLRHHVAAGGDVAAGEPG; this is encoded by the coding sequence ATGGTCGCTATACTTTCGTGCATGGCCATGGGTGATCCGAGCTGGGATCTGTATCGCACCTTTCTCGCAGTTCTGCGGGAGGGGTCGCTGTCGGCTGCCGCCCGACATCTGGGGCTGGCCCAGCCCACGGTCGGCCGTCATGTCGATGCCCTGGAACAGGCCGTGGGCCAGCAGCTCTTCACCCGCTCCCTGCATGGGCTGGTGCCGACCCCTGCGGCGCTGGAACTCGGACCCTATGCCGAAACCCTGCAGGCGACGGCATCGGCGCTGCTGCGTGCGGCCTCGGCCTCGGCCGCCGAAGTGGCGGGGACGGTGCGGGTCACGGCAAGCGAGGTGATCGGCGTCGAGGTTCTGCCTCCGATCCTGGCCGCCCTGCAGGACACCCATCCGGGCTTGACGGTCGAGATCGTGCTGTCGAATGCCGTGGAGGATCTGTTGCGCCGGGATGCGGATATTGCGGTGCGCATGATTGCCCCGGCACAGGAGGCGCTTGTCGCCAAGCGTGTGGGGGCCGTCGCGCTGGGGCTGCATGCCCGTCGCGATTATCTTGACCGCTACGGCATGCCGTCCACCCCGGCAGATCTGAGCCGGCACCGGCTGATCGGCTTCGATCGTGAGACGGCAATCGTCCGGCGGTTCATGGCGGGGGCAGAGGAGCATGGCCTCGGCGGCTTTACGCGGTCGCGCTTCGCGCTCAGAACCGACAGCGACCTGGCGCAGCTGGCGCTGATCCGGGCCGGCGCCGGAATCGGCTTCTGCCAGGTGGCTGTCGCCCGCCGGAGCCCGGATCTGATTCGCGTGCTGCCCGAGGTGAACGGGTTGGTGCTGGACACCTGGGTTGCGATGCACGAGAACCTGCGCCGGGCGCCGCGTTGCCGGGTCGTCTTCGACGCCCTGGTGGAAGGGTTGCGCCACCATGTTGCGGCGGGCGGGGATGTCGCCGCAGGAGAGCCCGGATGA
- the recO gene encoding DNA repair protein RecO codes for MIEWTEEAIVLAARRHGEADVVLSALTDGHGRHQGLVRGGAGRRMRGTIEPGNRLLVTWKGRLDSQLGGYTIEPLDEPAGRMIDDGLRLTALGALAAVLDRILPDRLRIGGLFDRAVALIAAIEHAPETVWAAAFVLLERDLLADLGYGLDLGTCALTGVTEDLSHVSPRSGRAVSRAAGAPWADRLLPLPGFMSGTVPLDRAEAAEIVDGLRLTLYFLDRHLFSGAGQPVPPLRIALADRLARRSGRGPSSADGTNPMEIR; via the coding sequence ATGATCGAGTGGACCGAAGAGGCGATCGTGCTGGCTGCCCGCCGCCACGGCGAGGCCGATGTCGTGCTCTCGGCCCTGACCGATGGCCATGGCCGCCATCAGGGGCTGGTTCGCGGCGGGGCCGGGCGGCGCATGCGCGGAACGATCGAGCCGGGCAACCGGCTGCTGGTCACCTGGAAGGGCCGCCTGGACAGCCAGCTCGGCGGCTATACCATCGAGCCCCTGGACGAGCCGGCAGGCCGGATGATCGATGACGGGCTGCGGCTGACCGCACTTGGTGCCCTTGCCGCCGTTCTGGATCGCATCCTGCCCGACCGGCTGCGCATCGGCGGGCTGTTCGACCGGGCCGTCGCGCTGATCGCCGCGATCGAACATGCGCCTGAGACGGTCTGGGCGGCGGCTTTCGTGCTTCTTGAGCGAGACCTGCTTGCCGATCTGGGATATGGGTTGGATCTAGGGACCTGCGCCCTGACCGGGGTGACCGAGGATCTCAGCCATGTCTCTCCCCGCTCGGGTCGGGCGGTATCCCGGGCCGCCGGCGCCCCTTGGGCGGACCGTTTGCTGCCGCTGCCGGGCTTCATGAGCGGCACCGTGCCGCTGGACAGGGCAGAGGCGGCGGAGATCGTTGACGGCCTGCGTCTGACCCTTTACTTCCTCGATCGACACCTGTTTTCCGGTGCCGGCCAGCCCGTGCCGCCGCTCAGGATCGCGCTGGCCGATCGGCTGGCACGCCGGAGCGGCCGGGGGCCATCCTCCGCAGACGGCACCAACCCGATGGAGATCCGATGA
- the parC gene encoding DNA topoisomerase IV subunit A, which yields MSDETGSPDNAGLIETVPLADALGERYLAYALSTITSRSLPDVRDGLKPVQRRLLYAMRQLKLDPAQGFKKCARVVGDVIGKYHPHGDTAVYDAMVRLAQDFALRYPLVDGQGNFGNIDGDNAAAMRYTEARLTEVAMLLLQDLDRDTVAFRANYDGTDEEPVVLPAGFPNLLANGATGIAVGMATSIPPHNAAELAEAARMMLGHRKTDRDFPEGTAVRPEDRYRDCPHEALLSHVQGPDFPTGGVLVESKASIAEAYATGRGGFRVRARWHREDLAHGRYQIVVTEIPFQVQKGRLIERVAELLTAKKLALLADIRDESAEDVRIVLEPRSRDVDPNLLMESLFRQSDFENRFSLNMNVLDADGVPQVMSLRGVLAAFIEHRIEVLRRRTRHRLSEIARRLEVLQGQLIAYLNLDEVIQIIRTADEPKAGLMTRFELTEVQAEAILNMRLRALHKLQQIEIERESKQLTTEQKKLKGLLADEGRQRDALDVEFADLVKRFGPETDLGRRRTTPGEAPKTEMVSIEALVEREPVTIVLSTMGWIRAMKGHIGPDQELRFKEGDAEAQRIEAQTTDRILVFADDGRVYTLQGDKLPPGRGFGEPLRLMVDLAADARIVTLALAGTPGDLLLVASDGRGFMVKPEDAVAQTRTGRQVLVPGEGQKLKLVRRIDADATHLAIVGENRKLAIYPIDQVPHMTRGKGVRLQSYRQGGPSDVRGLKLVEPQDGLSWQRGPQTRKVLMPELARWITKARGGPGALAPNGFPRDNRFGD from the coding sequence ATGAGCGACGAGACCGGAAGCCCGGACAATGCGGGGCTGATCGAGACCGTACCATTGGCCGATGCGCTGGGTGAGCGTTACCTCGCCTATGCGCTGTCGACCATCACCTCGCGCTCGCTGCCCGATGTCCGCGACGGGCTGAAGCCGGTGCAGCGGCGGCTGCTCTACGCCATGCGGCAGCTGAAGCTGGACCCCGCCCAGGGCTTCAAGAAATGCGCCCGCGTGGTCGGTGACGTGATTGGTAAATACCACCCGCACGGTGACACCGCGGTCTATGACGCGATGGTCCGTCTGGCGCAGGATTTCGCGCTTCGCTATCCGCTGGTCGACGGCCAGGGCAATTTCGGCAACATCGACGGCGACAATGCCGCCGCCATGCGATACACCGAGGCCCGGCTGACCGAGGTCGCGATGCTGCTGCTGCAGGATCTGGACCGTGACACCGTCGCTTTCCGCGCCAATTATGACGGAACCGACGAAGAGCCGGTGGTGCTGCCCGCGGGCTTCCCCAATCTGCTTGCCAACGGGGCAACCGGCATTGCGGTCGGCATGGCGACCAGTATCCCGCCGCACAACGCCGCAGAACTGGCCGAGGCGGCGCGCATGATGCTGGGCCATCGCAAGACCGATCGGGATTTCCCGGAAGGGACGGCCGTCCGGCCCGAGGATCGTTATCGGGACTGCCCGCACGAGGCGCTGCTGAGCCATGTCCAGGGACCCGATTTTCCGACCGGCGGTGTGCTGGTCGAAAGCAAGGCTTCGATTGCCGAGGCCTATGCCACCGGCCGTGGCGGCTTTCGGGTGCGGGCGCGCTGGCATCGCGAGGATCTGGCCCATGGCCGCTATCAGATCGTCGTCACCGAGATTCCGTTCCAGGTCCAGAAGGGCCGGCTGATCGAGCGGGTGGCGGAGCTGCTGACCGCCAAGAAGCTGGCGCTGCTCGCGGATATTCGCGACGAATCGGCCGAGGATGTGCGCATCGTGCTGGAGCCGCGATCGCGCGATGTCGATCCCAATCTGCTGATGGAGAGCCTGTTCCGGCAGAGTGATTTCGAGAACCGCTTCAGCCTGAACATGAACGTGCTCGACGCCGATGGCGTGCCGCAGGTTATGAGCCTGCGCGGCGTGCTGGCCGCCTTCATCGAGCACCGTATCGAGGTGCTGCGCCGGCGCACCCGCCACCGCCTGTCGGAAATCGCCCGGCGGCTGGAGGTGCTGCAGGGCCAGCTGATCGCCTATCTGAACCTCGACGAGGTGATCCAGATCATCCGGACCGCCGACGAGCCGAAGGCGGGGCTGATGACACGGTTCGAGCTGACCGAGGTTCAGGCCGAGGCCATTCTCAACATGCGGCTGCGGGCTCTGCACAAGCTGCAGCAGATCGAGATCGAGCGCGAGAGCAAGCAGCTGACCACGGAGCAGAAGAAGCTCAAGGGGCTGCTCGCCGACGAAGGCCGCCAGCGGGATGCATTGGATGTCGAATTCGCCGATCTGGTGAAGCGTTTCGGCCCCGAGACCGACCTCGGCCGGAGGCGCACCACGCCGGGTGAGGCACCGAAGACCGAGATGGTTTCGATCGAAGCGTTGGTCGAGCGTGAGCCGGTGACCATCGTGCTCTCGACCATGGGCTGGATTCGGGCGATGAAGGGGCATATCGGCCCCGATCAGGAGCTGCGCTTCAAGGAAGGCGATGCCGAGGCACAGCGCATCGAGGCCCAGACCACCGACAGGATCCTGGTCTTCGCCGATGACGGCCGGGTCTATACCCTTCAGGGTGACAAGCTGCCGCCTGGCCGTGGCTTCGGAGAACCGTTGCGGCTGATGGTCGATCTGGCCGCCGATGCCCGGATCGTAACCCTGGCCCTGGCCGGGACGCCCGGGGATCTGCTGCTGGTGGCGAGCGACGGCCGTGGCTTCATGGTCAAGCCGGAGGACGCTGTGGCCCAGACCCGTACCGGCCGTCAGGTCCTGGTGCCGGGTGAGGGGCAGAAGCTGAAACTGGTGCGGCGGATCGATGCCGATGCGACCCATCTCGCCATCGTGGGCGAGAACCGCAAGCTTGCGATCTATCCGATCGACCAGGTGCCGCATATGACCCGCGGCAAGGGCGTGCGGCTGCAATCCTATCGCCAGGGCGGCCCGTCGGACGTGCGTGGCCTGAAGCTGGTAGAGCCGCAGGACGGCCTCTCCTGGCAGCGGGGGCCGCAGACCCGCAAGGTGCTGATGCCTGAACTGGCCCGCTGGATCACCAAGGCACGTGGCGGGCCGGGTGCTCTGGCACCCAACGGCTTCCCGCGCGACAACCGCTTCGGCGACTGA
- a CDS encoding TRAP transporter large permease subunit: MLIKDYLDIAMFIVLVGALLMGFPVAFTLGGVSIIFAFIGNALGVFDLSFLSFLPQRIFGTMTNETLVAVPLFVFMGVVLERSKVAEELLETMGLLFGRLRGGLGISVSVVGALLAASTGIVGATVVTMGLIALPTMLRRGYDPRLATGGIAAAGTLGQIIPPSIVLVLLGDVMGSAYQQAQLKMGIFSPDTVSVGDLFAGALIPGLMLVGLYILYQVFAGIINPAGSPALTAEEVAEGRGPGFGKRIFSALVPPLVLIIAVLGSILGGLATPTEAAAVGAVGSLMLGAARDPERSPIPIYISGAALIAILVLTGFMDLRFQRSVISTAENIGIIVAAILLVLIAWGLIISILRAARTNMLNEVMRGTARVSSMVFVILIGAAAFSLVFRGLGGDDLVHELLTGMPGGAFGALLIVMIVMFIMGFFLDFIEITFVVVPLVAPVLLQLDVNPVWLGVMMAMNLQTSFLTPPFGFALFYLRGVAPPSVKTWDIYKGVVPFVLIQILALAILWTFPGITTFLPDLLYR; encoded by the coding sequence ATGCTGATCAAGGACTATCTCGACATCGCCATGTTCATCGTCCTGGTCGGGGCGTTGCTCATGGGCTTTCCGGTCGCCTTCACACTGGGCGGCGTATCGATCATCTTCGCCTTCATCGGCAACGCCCTCGGCGTGTTCGACCTGTCGTTCCTCAGCTTCCTGCCCCAGCGCATCTTCGGCACCATGACCAACGAGACCCTGGTCGCGGTGCCGCTGTTCGTGTTCATGGGCGTGGTGCTGGAACGCTCGAAGGTTGCCGAGGAACTTCTTGAGACCATGGGCCTGCTGTTCGGCCGCCTGCGCGGCGGCCTCGGCATCTCGGTCTCGGTGGTCGGTGCGCTGCTTGCGGCGTCGACCGGTATCGTCGGTGCAACCGTCGTCACCATGGGTCTGATCGCGCTGCCGACCATGCTCCGGCGCGGCTACGATCCGCGCCTCGCCACCGGCGGCATCGCCGCGGCGGGGACGCTCGGCCAGATCATCCCGCCCTCGATCGTGCTGGTGCTGCTGGGTGACGTCATGGGCTCCGCCTATCAGCAGGCGCAGCTCAAGATGGGTATCTTCTCGCCCGATACCGTCTCGGTCGGTGACCTGTTCGCCGGTGCGCTGATCCCGGGCCTGATGCTGGTCGGGCTGTACATTCTCTACCAGGTCTTCGCGGGCATCATCAATCCGGCCGGGTCGCCCGCTCTCACCGCGGAAGAGGTGGCCGAAGGCCGTGGTCCTGGTTTCGGCAAGCGGATCTTCAGCGCCCTGGTGCCGCCGCTGGTGCTGATCATCGCCGTGCTGGGGTCGATCCTGGGTGGTCTCGCCACGCCGACCGAAGCCGCGGCGGTGGGTGCCGTCGGCTCGCTGATGCTCGGCGCCGCCCGCGATCCGGAACGCAGCCCCATCCCGATCTACATCTCGGGCGCGGCCCTGATCGCGATTCTTGTCCTCACGGGCTTTATGGACCTGCGCTTCCAGCGCAGCGTGATCAGCACGGCCGAGAATATCGGCATCATCGTCGCGGCGATCCTGCTGGTGCTGATCGCCTGGGGGCTGATCATCTCTATTCTGCGTGCGGCGCGGACCAACATGCTGAACGAGGTGATGCGCGGCACTGCCCGGGTCAGCTCGATGGTCTTCGTCATCCTGATCGGTGCCGCAGCCTTCTCGCTGGTGTTCCGCGGGCTGGGCGGCGACGATCTGGTCCACGAACTCCTGACCGGCATGCCGGGCGGTGCCTTCGGGGCCCTGCTGATCGTGATGATCGTCATGTTCATCATGGGCTTCTTCCTGGACTTCATCGAGATCACCTTCGTGGTGGTCCCGCTGGTTGCCCCGGTTCTGCTCCAGCTCGACGTGAACCCGGTCTGGCTGGGCGTCATGATGGCCATGAACCTGCAGACCTCGTTCCTGACCCCGCCCTTCGGCTTCGCGCTGTTCTATCTGCGCGGTGTTGCGCCGCCGTCGGTCAAGACCTGGGACATCTATAAGGGTGTGGTTCCCTTCGTGCTGATCCAGATTCTGGCGCTCGCCATTCTGTGGACCTTCCCGGGCATCACCACCTTCCTGCCCGATCTGCTCTACAGGTAA
- a CDS encoding TRAP transporter small permease subunit, whose amino-acid sequence MNALRALASAVDAVNEGIGRVVSWLALVLVVVQFAIVLMRYVYGVGAIAVQESILIMHGILFLVAAGYALLYDAHVRVDVFYGEAKPRKKAMVDLFGCIVFLAPFIYVIWDVAYPYVASSWAVKEASNETSGLPGVYLFKTTILAFTVLVGLQGVALALRSILVIAGLADTNKSRTGGAA is encoded by the coding sequence CAAGCGCCGTGGACGCGGTGAACGAAGGGATCGGACGAGTCGTTTCCTGGCTTGCTCTCGTGCTGGTGGTCGTGCAGTTCGCAATCGTGCTGATGCGCTACGTCTATGGCGTCGGCGCGATCGCGGTTCAGGAATCGATCCTGATCATGCACGGCATCCTGTTCCTCGTCGCCGCGGGCTATGCGCTGCTTTACGATGCGCACGTCCGGGTTGACGTGTTCTACGGCGAAGCCAAACCCCGCAAGAAAGCGATGGTCGATCTCTTCGGCTGCATCGTCTTCCTCGCTCCGTTCATCTACGTCATCTGGGACGTCGCTTATCCTTACGTCGCCTCATCCTGGGCGGTGAAAGAAGCGTCGAACGAGACCAGTGGTCTGCCCGGCGTCTATCTGTTCAAGACCACCATCCTGGCCTTCACAGTCCTGGTCGGCCTCCAGGGCGTGGCGCTTGCGCTGCGCTCGATCCTGGTGATCGCCGGCCTGGCGGACACAAACAAGTCTCGAACGGGCGGGGCTGCGTGA